NNNNNNNNNNNNNNNNNNNNNNNNNNNNNNNNNNNNNNNNNNNNNGTCACAGTGCAactccaaaatataaaatatattgatacaaagaaaagaaagagtaggTGAATCACTCGCAAGTCGTAAAACAAAGATTTtaaaagagaaatagggaaaaacgAAGCCTGGCAGGTGCACTGGCGGATTTTAAGATCGGTTAAGaggcacacatgcatatgcatacgtgtgtgtgtgtttgcatgggcNNNNNNNNNNNNNNNNNNNNNNNNNNNNNNNNNNNNNNNNNNNNNNNNNNNNNNNNNNNNNNNNNNNNNNNNNNNNNNNNNNNNNNNNNNNNNNNNNNNNNNNNNNNNNNNNNNNNNNNNNNNNNNNNNNNNNNNNNNNNNNNNNNNNNNNNNNNNNNNNNNNNNNNNNNNNNNNNNNNNNNNNNNNNNNNNNNNNNNTTTNNNNNNNNNNNNNNNNNNNNNNNNNNNNNNNNNNNNNNNNNNNNNNNNNNNNNNNNNNNNNNNNNNNNNNNNNNNNNNNNNNNNNNNNNNNNNNNNNNNNNNNNNNNNNNNNNNNNNNNNNNNNNNNNNNNNNNNNNNNNNNNNNNNNNNNNNNNNNNNNNNNNNNNNNNNNNNNNNNNNNNNNNNNNNNNNNNNNNNNNNNNNNNNNNNNNNNNNNNNNNNNNNNNNNNNNNNNNNNNNNNNNNNNNNNNNNNNNNNNNNNNNNNNNNNNNNNNNNNNNNNNNNNNNNNNNNNNNNNNNNNNNNNNNNNNNNNNNNNNNNNNNNNNNNNNNNNNNNNNNNNNNNNNNNNNNNNNNNNNNNNNNNNNNNNNNNNNNNNNNNNGCCCAGGATGCTAAGCCATGCAACGCCTCAGCACATACCTGGCTGCAATTTAATTGACAGTGAACACCTTAACCCTTATCCGTCACCGACAAGTACCTCGGCGACAGAGTTCTAAGAGCACCTGGAATGTGACTAACACATGATTATTTGTGACCGGAGCCTGTGTCATGCGCGGTCGTCTGGCGTCATAGCGAAGGGCGGAGCCTGTGCGGGCGTCGCCATGCGCTGCGGCGAATGGTATTTTCTTAGATAGTATGCATaagatttgtttatattttctatttttacaggaactggtattatttatatttatgtttacctGTACGCGTGCTTTCTTCTCNNNNNNNNNNNNNNNNNNNNNNNNNNNNNNNNNNNNNNNNNNNNNNNNNNNNNNNNNNNNNNNNNNNNNNNNNNNNNNNNNNNNNNNNNNNNNNNNNNNNNNNNNNNNNNNNNNNNNNNNNNNACAAATAGCCTATCAGACAGAAGCGAGTGCAACAAGCGAAAGCCGACACTGCATCCGCCTACTTTTGTACAGCTTCAGTAGTCTGAAAACCAGACGTGCGTCCGACTGCTACTTTTTCAGCTTTTTCCTAAAATAGTTGACGCAAAATCCTATAATACgtgtattatacatatctttctctgtctgtctgtgtattttctACATATATGNNNNNNNNNNNNNNNNNNNNNNNNNNNNNNNNNNNNNNNNNNNNNNNNNNNNNNNNNNNNNNNNNNNNNNNNNNNNNNNNNNTAANNNNNNNNNNNNNNNNNNNNNNNNNNNNNNNNNNNNNNNNNNNNNNNNNNNNNNNNNNNNNNNNNNTTTTTNNNNNNNNNNNNNNNNNNNNNNNNNNNNNNNNNNNNNNNNNNNNNNNNNNNNNNNNNNNNNNNNNNNNNNNNNNNNNNNNNNNNNNNNNNNNNNNNNNNNNNNNNNNNNNNNNNNNNNNNNNNNNNNNNNNNNNNNNNNNNNNNNNNNNNNNNNNNNNNNNNNNNNNNNNNNNNNNNNNNNNNNNNNNNNNNNNNNNNNNNNNNNNNNNNNNNNNNNNNNNNNNNNNNNNNNNNNNNNNNNNNNNNNNNNNNNNNNNNNNNNNNNNNNNNNNNNNNNNNNNNNNNNNNNNNNNNNNNNNNNNNNNNNNNNNNNNNNNNNNNNNNNNNNNNNNNNNNNNNNNNNNNNNNNNNNNNNNNNNNNNNNNNNNNNNNNNNNNNNNNNNNNNNNNNNNNNNNNNNNNNNNNNNNNNNNNNNNNNNGGCAATCGGTAAAGANNNNNNNNNNNNNNNNNNNNNNNNNNNNNNNNNNNNNNNNNNNNNNNNNNNNNNNNNNNNTTACTCGNNNNNNNNNNNNNNNNNNNNNNNNNNNNNNNNNNNNNNNNNNNNNNNNNNNNNNNNNNNNNNNNNNNNNNNNNNNNNNNNNNNNNNNNNNNNNNNNNNNNNNNNNNNNNNNNNNNNNNNNNNNNNNNNNNNNNNNNNNNNNNNNNNNNNNNNNNNNNNNNNNNNNNNNNNNNNNNNNNNNNNNNNNNNNNNNNNNNNNNNNNNNNNNNNNNNNNNNNNNNNNNNNNNNNNNNNNNNNNNNNNNNNNNNNNNNNNNNNNNNNNNNNNNNNNNNNNNNNNNNNNNNNNNNNNNNNNNNNNNNNNNNNNNNNNNNNNNNNNNNNNNNNNNNNNNNNNNNNNNNNNNNNNNNNNNNNNNNNNNNNNNNNNNNNNNNNNNNNNNNNNNNNNNNNNNNNNNNNNNNNNNNNNNNNNNNNNNNNNNNNNNNNNNNNNNNNNNNNNNNNNNNNNNNNNNNNNNNNNNNNNNNNNNNNNNNNNNNNNNNNNNNNNNNNNNNNNNNNNNNNNNNNNNNNNNNNNNNNNNNNNNNNNNNNNNNNNNNNNNNNNNNNNNNNNNNNNNNNNNNNNNNNNNNNNNNNNNNNNNNNNNNNNNNNNNNNNNNNNNNNNNNNNNNNNNNNNNNNNNNNNNNNNNNNNNNNNNNNNNNNNNNNNNNNNNNNNNNNNNNNNNNNNNNNNNNNNNNNNNNNNNNNNNNNNNNNNNNNNNNNNNNNNNNNNNNNNNNNNNNNNNNNNNNNNNNNNNNNNNNNNNNNNNNNNNNNNNNNNNNNNNNNNNNNNNNNNNNNNNNNNNNNNNNNNNNNNNNNNNNNNNNNNNNNNNNNNNNNNNNNNNNNNNNNNNNNNNNNNNNNNNNNNNNNNNNNNNNNNNNNNNNNNNNNNNNNNNNNNNNNNNNNNNNNNNNNNNNNNNNNNNNNNNNNNNNNNNNNNNNNNNNNNNNNNNNNNNNNNNNNNNNNNNNNNNNNNNNNNNNNNNNNNNNNNNNNNNNNNNNNNNNNNNNNNNNNNNNNNNNNNNNNNNNNNNNNNNNNNNNNNNNNNNNNNNNNNNNNNNNNNNNNNNNNNNNNNNNNNNNNNNNNNNNNNNNNNNNNNNNNNNNNNNNNNNNNNNNNNNNNNNNNNNNNNNNNNNNNNNNNNNNNNNNNNNNNNNNNNNNNNNNNNNNNNNNNNNNNNNNNNNNNNNNNNNNNNNNNNNNNNNNNNNNNNNNNNNNNNNNNNNNNNNNNNNNNNNNNNNNNNNNNNNNNNNNNNNNNNNNNNNNNNNNNNNNNNNNNNNNNNNNNNNNNNNNNNNNNNNNNNNNNNNNNNNNNNNNNNNNNNNNNNNNNNNNNNNNNNNNNNNNNNNNNNNNNNNNNNNNNNNNNNNNNNNNNNNNNNNNNNNNNNNNNNNNNNNNNNNNNNNNNNNNNNNNNNNNNNNNNNNNNNNNNNNNNNNNNNNNNNNNNNNNNNNNNNNNNNNNNNNNNNNNNNNNNNNNNNNNNNNNNNNNNNNNNNNNNNNNNNNNNNNNNNNNNNNNNNNNNNNNNNNNNNNNNNNNNNNNNNNNNNNNNNNNNNNNNNNNNNNNNNNNNNNNNNNNNNNNNNNNNNNNNNNNNNNNNNNNNNNNNNNNNNNNNNNNNNNNNNNNNNNNNNNNNNNNNNNNNNNNNNNNNNNNNNNNNNNNNNNNNNNNNNNNNNNNNNNNNNNNNNNNNNNNNNNNNNNNNNNNNNNNNNNNNNNNNNNNNNNNNNNNNNNNNNNNNNNNNNNNNNNNNNNNNNNNNNNNNNNNNNNNNNNNNNNNNNNNNNNNNNNNNNNNNNNNNNNNNNNNNNNNNNNNNNNNNNNNNNNNNNNNNNNNNNNNNNNNNNNNNNNNNNNNNNNNNNNNNNNNNNNNNNNNNGAAAAGGGAATGTGTGTCATTTCTTCCTGTGCCTCCTTTTtactcgtcttctctctcttatcgtctCTTCCTTCCACCTGACCTACCAAAGCACTATACGAGGcaaattcctattattttttttgagaagATCCATATATCATCCAAACAACGAATAGAATGggaatattcgaaaaaaaatgtcGATCAAGTGCTGGATGCGATCAGGTATGTTTGGCGTCAAGAGTTGGTTAGGCAATATTTGCTTAATTTGGCTCATTCTTTGCCCAAGTGCATTCAGTATGTATTGTAATCGATGGAGTTTGTTCTAAGATTTAATGGTTATTATTTNNNNNNNNNNNNNNNNNNNNNNNNNNNNNNNNNNNNNNNNNNNNNNNNNNNNNNNNNNNNNNNNNNNNNNNNNNNNNNNNNNNNNNNNNNNNNNNNNNNNNNNNNNNNNNNNNNNNNNNNNNNNNNNNNNNNNNNNNNNNNNNNNNNNNNNNNNNNNNNNNNNNNNNNNNNNNNNNNNNNNNNNNNNNNNNNNNNNNNNNNNNNNNNNNNNNNNNNNNNNNNNNNNNNNNNNNNNNNNNNNNNNNNNNNNNNNNNNNNNNNNNNNNNNNNNNNNNNNNNNNNNNNNNNNNNNNNNNNNNNNNNNNNNNNNNNNNNNNNNNNNNNNNNNNNNNNNNNNNNNNNNNNNNNNNNNNNNNNNNNNNNNNNNNNNNNNNNNNNNNNNNNNNNNNNNNNNNNNNNNNNNNNNNNNNNNNNNNNNNNNNNNNNNNNNNNNNNNNNNNNNNNNNNNNNNNNNNNNNNNNNNNNNNNNNNNNNNNNNNNNNNNNNNNNNNNNNNNNNNNNNNNNNNNNNNNNNNNNNNNNNNNNNNNNNNNNNNNNNNNNNNNNNNNNNNNNNNNNNNNNNNNNNNNNNNNNNNNNNNNNNNNNNNNNNNNNNNNNNNNNNNNNNNNNNNNNNNNNNNNNNNNNNNNNNNNNNNNNNNNNNNNNNNNNNNNNNNNNNNNNNNNNNNNNNNNNNNNNNNNNNNNNNNNNNNNNNNNNNNNNNNNNNNNNNNNNNNNNNNNNNNNNNNNNNNNNNNNNNNNNNNNNNNNNNNNNNNNNNNNNNNNNNNNNNNNNNNNNNNNNNNNNNNNNNNNNNNNNNNNNNNNNNNNNNNNNNNNNNNNNNNNNNNNNNNNNNNNNNNNNNNNNNNNNNNNNNNNNNNNNNNNNNNNNNNNNNNNNNNNNNNNNNNNNNNNNNNNNNNNNNNNNNNNNNNNNNNNNNNNNNNNNNNNNNNNNNNNNNNNNNNNNNNNNNNNNNNNNNNNNNNNNNNNNNNNNNNNNNNNNNNNNNNNNNNNNNNNNNNNNNNNNNNNNNNNNNNNNNNNNNNNNNNNNNNNNNNNNNNNNNNNNNNNNNNNNNNNNNNNNNNNNNNNNNNNNNNNNNNNNNNNNNNNNNNNNNNNNNNNNNNNNNNNNNNNNNNNNNNNNNNNNNNNNNNNNNNNNNNNNNNNNNNNNNNNNNNNNNNNNNNNNNNNNNNNNNNNNNNNNNNNNNNNNNNNNNNNNNNNNNNNNNNNNNNNNNNNNNNNNNNNNNNNNNNNNNNNNNNNNNNNNNNNNNNNNNNNNNNNNNNNNNNNNNNNNNNNNNNNNNNNNNNNNNNNNNNNNNNNNNNNNNNNNNNNNNNNNNNNNNNNNNNNNNNNNNNNNNNNNNNNNNNNNNNNNNNNNNNNNNNNNNNNNNNNNNNNNNNNNNNNNNNNNNNNNNNNNNNNNNNNNNNNNNNNNNNNNNNNNNNNNNNNNNNNNNNNNNNNNNNNNNNNNNNNNNNNNNNNNNNNNNNNNNNNNNNNNNNNNNNNNNNNNNNNNNNNNNNNNNNNNNNNNNNNNNNNNNNNNNNNNNNNNNNNNNNNNNNNNNNNNNNNNNNNNNNNNNNNNNNNNNNNNNNNNNNNNNNNNNNNNNNNNNNNNNNNNNNNNNNNNNNNNNNNNNNNNNNNNNNNNNNNNNNNNNNNNNNNNNNNNNNNNNNNNNNNNNNNNNNNNNNNNNNNNNNNNNNNNNNNNNNNNNNNNNNNNNNNNNNNNNNNNNNNNNNNNNNNNNNNNNNNNNNNNNNNNNNNNNNNNNNNNNNNNNNNNNNNNNNNNNNNNNNNNNNNNNNNNNNNNNNNNNNNNNNNNNNNNNNNNNNNNNNNNNNNNNNNNNNNNNNNNNNNNNNNNNNNNNNNNNNNNNNNNNNNNNNNNNNNNNNNNNNNNNNNNNNNNNNNNNNNNNNNNNNNNNNNNNNNNNNNNNNNNNNNNNNNNNNNNNNNNNNNNNNNNNNNNNNNNNNNNNNNNNNNNNNNNNNNNNNNNNNNNNNNNNNNNNNNNNNNNNNNNNNNNNNNNNNNNNNNNNNNNNNNNNNNNNNNNNNNNNNNNNNNNNNNNNNNNNNNNNNNNNNNNNNNNNNNNNNNNNNNNNNNNNNNNNNNNNNNNNNNNNNNNNNNNNNNNNNNNNNNNNNNNNNNNNNNNNNNNNNNNNNNNNNNNNNNNNNNNNNNNNNNNNNNNNNNNNNNNNNNNNNNNNNNNNNNNNNNNNNNNNNNNNNNNNNNNNNNNNNNNNNNNNNNNNNNNNNNNNNNNNNNNNNNNNNNNNNNNNNNNNNNNNNNNNNNNNNNNNNNNNNNNNNNNNNNNNNNNNNNNNNNNNNNNNNNNNNNNNNNNNNNNNNNNNNNNNNNNNNNNNNNNNNNNNNNNNNNNNNNNNNNNNNNNNNNNNNNNNNNNNNNNNNNNNNNNNNNNNNNNNNNNNNNNNgttgaatgaaaaataatataattttaaaNNNNNNNNNNNNNNNNNNNNNNNNNNNNNNNNNNNTTTATAAANNNNNNNNNNNNNNNNNNNNNNNNNNNNNNNNNNNNNNNNNNNNNNNNNNNNNNNNNNNNNNNNNNNNNNNNNNNNNNNNNNNNNNNNNNNNNNNNNNNNGAATGCATTCTGAGAAAATGTCTGCAGAATAAGCAGATTAAAATTAAACAATTCTCTTGATTTTTCACATTAAAACTAGATTggaataattattagtatttatgcaaatcaattctttttttaatcttataatGCAAAGTGCAAATCAATTTCCATTTTAATGCACTAAAATCTGAAAAATGTTCCCTGGCAAATAAGGTACCTTTAAAACTCGATATCACAAAACAGATATAAAGTTCCTCACATTCAACATGACATGAGGATATGATGCCTGCTGACCTTCACTAGGAGGCATTTGTGCTGTCACTTGGCACTGTAGTTTGTGCTTCTGTTACCGAGTCGTCTCTGAAGTAGTCCTCCTGTGGTTTGAGGTCTGCTGCACTGACAGGTGGTGTCACAATGATCTCCTCTGAAGGTGAAGCAGGTTTATCATTTTGTTCAGCCACACTGCTTTCAGGTGTGGTAGGTTCATCAGTCTGTGCAACTGAGCACTGATCAACCCCCTCGGTAGGTTCAACGGGGTTCAAAATGCTTACTACAGGCCGGCTCAAGACACTACTAGTCGCACCAACTCTGTTTTTTTATCTCACAAGTTTTCTGACTAGCACCAACACTGGCTTTGTATTTAAGAGTCCATTCCTCATTGATTTCTTTGTAAGGTTTTAGAGGGATAACAAACACAGAGATGTCATCAATGGTCGCATGTTTATCATCACTCGTGCGCCAATTCCTCTCTTTCAACTTTCCCCTGGCACTCATGACCAGATCCTGAGCAGCACCTGTATATCTATAGAGAAAAtgttaaagaatataaaaacaataataatatcaatcagtacataaaatactaaaaaagataTCATgctaaacatatttaaaaataaaacttcttAAGTATTTCTTTTGGGCATATCAAAACAATTCGTCACGAGCTTACCTGTACTTATATTTATCATGATCCTCAgctgggaaatgggagagagacttAGTGACTATGGAGGCAGCCTTCTCATTGGTGGTGATATCCCAGAGACCATCCGTCGCAAGGATCAGAACATCACCATCAGTCAGGTCCGCTGTGGTTAAGTCAAATATTCTCACCTGAAACAAAGGAAAAGTATGTCAACAAAGAAATTTACATAACTAAAACCCTTCTACTTCaatatcatgatgatatataataagtacTTGTCCTCAGGCTAATTTTCCCTCAGTTTTTAGGGCTAGGTACAATCTGACACTTTCATACAGTAACCAGAAGGATAATTTAACTCAATGCCGCCGNNNNNNNNNNNNNNNNNNNNNNNNNNNNNNNNNNNNNNNNNNNNNNNNNNNNNNNNNNNNNNNNNNNNNNNNNNNNNNNNNNNNNNNNNNNNNNNNNNNNNNNNNNNNNNNNNNNNNNNNNNNNNNNNNNNNNNNNNNNNNNNNNNNNNNNNNNNNNNNNNNNNNNNNNNNNNNNNNNNNNNNNNNNNNNNNNNNNNNNNNNNNNNNNNNNNNNNNNNNNNNNNNNNNNNNNNNNNNNNNNNNNNNNNNNNNNNNNNNNNNNNNNNNNNNNNNNNNNNNNNNNNNNNNNNNNNNNNNNNNNNNNNNNNNNNNNNNNNNNNNNNNNNNNNNNNNNNNNNNNNNNNNNNNNNNNNNNNNNNNNNNNNNNNNNNNNNNNNNNNNNNNNAGGAAACCTTTATCAGAGTtgcaaaaagaggaaaggagatggggatAATAAACAAGCATTAAAAGGGAGCTGGGAAAAAGACCAAAAATACTATCTACCTCAGGTTCTGGAGTAAGGAATGGCTTGATGGGTAATGATGAGCACTGGGCCTTTAGGTCATGGTCCCCAAAGCCACGCGTCACTCCGATGGTTGCCAATACTCGACTCTGGGTAGGGGAAGACGTAAAAACATATTTAGTGAAGACAGTAAGAAATATGATACTAAAATCTCAAAAACCTCTAAACATGAACATTGTTAAATATTCTAGGCCCTTCCAGAGTAATTGTATTGTCTAGAACAGTGATATGCATAATATGGATGCAAatgttatacttttatatatctgCTGTTACATAGGTAAATTACTTattcacagattttttttctttgctatatGAAGAATAGAACGGGATAGGTGAAATGACTGAAAGAGAATTTGACAATGAAATCAGAACTACTGTCTAAAAGATTACTATTTCCACTCAGACAAACGGTTCACCCTAActgaattattaatttttcttatccAATTAACTGACACTCAAGTTTCAGGCCTTACCATCTGCctcacaagaagagaaaaaaaactcactctttttccctctccacaCACAAGTGGATATTTGAGGTCATCAGGGGTGATGGTCTTGTATGTCCAGCCACTCATGTAGTGGTCACGATACAGGATTCTCCTGCCGAGGTCGCGCCGCAGAGGACGCTGAAGAAGTCCAGGTGTGTATACTCTCCTCCCAGCAGTTCTGGATGCATGGCTCCCTGCGAGAATGATGTGTGAAAGTTTATTAGTTTAGGTAATTATCATTCAAAGTCAAAAAAGGACCCATCAAAGTCTGAaggctattactattatatcatatcatttcaaCATATATTTGTCATTTTGTAAGATCACCCtgagagatttttttctcttaagggGAGCAGCCAATTTGGAGgggaaaatcattattattgactgtATTGTGATGAAAATATCACGAGAAGGCAAGACCACTTTATGAATAAGAACTGACATGTAAAagttcccctacctcccccccctcatcccctccactTGCTTTCTACTTCTGTCTTTGTGTCTTCAACAGAAAGTTGCCTCTTCCTCCAAAAAACCTTAGGCATTTTGGAATAGCTCCAGTGTGTCCTGGTATGCTGGCAAGAGCATACACTTTCTCTNNNNNNNNNNNNNNNNNNNNNNNNNNNNNNNNNNNNNNNNNNNNNNNNNNNNNNNNNNNNNNNNNNNNNNNNNNNNNNNNNNNNNNNNNNNNNNNNNNNNNNNNNNNNNNNNNNNNNNNNNNNNNNAGATTTTCTCTTCTAAGAGCAGCGGTTCACTGGTATGACATCCTTTCTATCATGCAGCTGAGCAGGAGGTGTAAGTTGCCCAGAACTACTATATCTTTGAGCATTTCGTTGAAATATGTGTTTTTTGCACAGCTTCAAAAGTGCGAAAGGAAAATTAGTAACAGAGTAAGGTAATATTCCAGCAAATAACTctgtagatataatgatatatataaatttaaaacttcATGAGATTGCTGCCAGATTTGTTgcctaaattttttcccaaaaaaatgatattttcagcccaacccctcctcctctactaGAAGCTCCCTTAATTATCATGCACACATGATCTCCATCTGAATATCAAGACGACTATCACAAATCCCTAATCCACTAATTTTcaagtaattaattaaaaattataccaGCTTCCTTATGCGTTGATTGTCAGTCTCCGGTGTAAAATCATGAGACATAGGTAGAGGCTGATCTTCACGTGAGATGACAGCTCGGGAATCCCCTGCATGGCTAAGAAAAGTTTGCCATGGATGAAGAGTGCAACGCATGCAGTGCACCCTCCTTGCAACTGGAACTTCAGCCGATCTTCACCAATCACATTATCCTGAAAGACACAATCACATTAACCTGGAGTTATAAAATCCTGGAGTTATAAAATCCTGGAATTATAAAAGtacaaagataaataatactGAGTTACCATATATGAATCTTTCTTGCATTCATTACATACCATTTCCCAGAAGGCACACTCTAGTGCACCAGTTACAACATTTTCCACTGTGATTTCTTTATCTGGCAGCCAGAGTGGTGATTGTGACTTAGTACTCTTGTCCTCATTAGGATCAGGCAGGAGAACATCAATAAACATCACATAATTTTTCCTGTGGAAGACAATAGATATTTTCCCTTAAGTATCAATGAGAGGTGGGAGGCAGGTAggacataataacataaaaaaaaaggacatacatatataacattaacgACTTCTGCAAAATTATAGCACTAACATGAATGATATGGTGAAGCTGATTAGCTGCGGCCACTGCAGCTCCCCATCCTGCATGCCCATCAAACACCCCAAAAATGAAGTATGGAAGAGACACTGAGGACACCGGGGGAGGCTGTGGGGTCGTGGACGGAGGGATGCTGGAAGTCTTGCTGTCTGGCTGACTAGTGATAGCAGGTGCTGGGGATGGAGATGGCTCTGCCAGTGGATGCTGCAAGACTACACCTTGTCTGATTGTGTTAGTGCTTCTGCTCTCCTCACCACTAGTGTTGCTTTTATTGGCATCCTGAGAGCCTTTACTATTagaattttcctttttgtccTTTGTGTTGCTAGTGGAAGTTTCTGTAATAGCTCCCTGAGGTGATAAGACAACTGTGTGTTCTTGTGCTGCTCCCACTTTTGAGGGCTCCACCTCCTCTGCATGGCCAT
The sequence above is a segment of the Penaeus monodon isolate SGIC_2016 chromosome 25, NSTDA_Pmon_1, whole genome shotgun sequence genome. Coding sequences within it:
- the LOC119589168 gene encoding LOW QUALITY PROTEIN: protein phosphatase 1H-like (The sequence of the model RefSeq protein was modified relative to this genomic sequence to represent the inferred CDS: inserted 2 bases in 2 codons; deleted 2 bases in 2 codons): MLSRFKTALYNVVGSFDPGESNVGALGPGVTSTLPTASGVSRSASQSSSSREKGLRFPYTRPHFLQLNSEDEIQVSADHAIRPIICPRDINRLPWKTGYAETINAGKSKKNEDQAMVHTGLLTRPMRSESSNSRSSPTLSKEQSLSVRNEPFVNGHAEEVEPSKVGAAQEHTVVLSPQGAITETSTSNTKDKKENSNSKGSQDANKSNTSGEESRSTNTIRQGVVLQHPLAEPSPSPAPAITSQPDSKTSSIPPSTTPQPPPVSSVSLPYFIFGVFDGHAGWGAAVAAANQLHHIIHEKLCDVIDVLLPDPNEDKSTKSQSPLWLPDKEITVENVVTGALECAFWEMDNVIGEDRLKFQLQGGCTACVALFIHGKLFLAXAGDSRAVISREDQPLPMSHDFTPETDNQRIRKLGAMHPELLGGEYTHLDFFXRPLRRDLGRRILYRDHYMSGWTYKTITPDDLKYPLVCGEGKRSRVLATIGVTRGFGDHDLKAQCSSLPIKPFLTPEPEVRIFDLTTADLTDGDVLILATDGLWDITTNEKAASIVTKSLSHFPAEDHDKYKYRYTGAAQDLVMSARGKLKERNWRTSDDKHATIDDISVFVIPLKPYKEINEEWTLKYKASVGASQKTCEIKNRVGATSSVLSRPVVSILNPVEPTEGVDQCSVAQTDEPTTPESSVAEQNDKPASPSEEIIVTPPVSAADLKPQEDYFRDDSVTEAQTTVPSDSTNAS